Within the Candidatus Tanganyikabacteria bacterium genome, the region CTTGACCGGCCGCGCCGCGCCCGCGGGTGGAAGCCCCCCGGACGCGGGAACCCTGGTGCTCGGGGTGCGCACGCTCCTCGCGATCAACGAGGCCGCCCGCGACCAGGCCGGCACGCACCAGCTGGTCGCGGTGATGGGCGCGGTGCGCAAGCCCGCGACGGTCTGGGCCCCGCGCGGCATCGCCCTGGAGAGCCTGGTCGCCGCCGCGGGCGGGCTCGGCGGGCCGGGCGCCGTGAGCTACTTCCCCGGCGGACCGCTGCAGGGCGTGCCTGCCGACGGCGCGGCCCCGCTCGAACCGGGCGTCGGCCTGCTGGTGGTCCTGCCCGCCGGGCACGCGGCCGCCCGCAAGCACGACCTGGCGCTGGGCGTCCACCTCAAGCGCGGCCTGGCGGCTTGCGAGAGCTGCGAGCAATGCACCCGGCTCTGCCCGGCCCACCTGGCCGGCCAGCCGCTCGCGCCCCACCTGGTCATGCGGGCGATCGCCCACGGTCTCGACGCGGCAAGCGTTGCCATCGTCGGCGCGGCGCACTGCAGCGGTTGCGGCCTGTGCACCGCGTACTCGTGCCCGGTGGACCTCGCGCCGTCGCTCGTGACGCTGGCCGTCAAGCGCCAGCTGGCAGCCGGCGGGTATTCCCCGCCGGTGCGGCACACCGAGCCCCGCGCCGAGTGGGCGGATCGTCGCATCCCGCTGCGGCGCCTGCTGGAACGCCTGGATCTCGCGCGCTACGACGTGCCCGCGCCGATCGCCGGCACGGTGTCCACCGACCGCGTGCTGGTGCGGCTCGAACTCCCGTCGGGCCTCTTCGCCGCGCCGACGGTCCGGGACGGCCACCGCGTCAAGGCCGGCCAGAAGGTCGCCGAGATACCCGGAACGGCCGAGGGCGCGCCCGTCCTGGCCAGCATCGGCGGCGCGGTGAGCCTCACGCCGCACGGCATCGAGATCCGCGCATGAACAGGCGGCCGCGGTGAGGCTGGGTTCCCGGGATCCGCTCAAGCCGGACGATCCCAAGGCTCCCAAGCCGCTGGCCAGCGGCATCGTCAGGAAGACCGCCGCGGCGCCGGACAAGCCGGCCGGTACGAAGCCTGCGGGGAGCGCCGGCGCGGCGTCGGGCGCAGCCTCGGGTCCTGGCAAGCAGACCGGCCGCAGCGCCGAGCGCCAGGCTCCCCGGGCAGCGGATCGGGGCGCATCGGGGGCGCCGTTGCCTGCCGCCGAAGGCTCTCGGCCCGGACTGCTCGATGCTGGCGGCCGGCCAGCCCTCGCACTCATCGAGTCCGCCTCGATCGCCGTGGGGTTCCAGGTGGCCGACGCGATCGTCAAGAAAGCCCCCGTGCGGCTGCTGCGGGCGCAGACCGCCAGCCCCGGCAAGTTCATCGTGCTGTTCGCCGGCGACGTGGCCAGCGTGGAGGAGGCCCACCGGGCGGGCGTCGCGGCCTGCGGCGATTCGCTCCTCGACGAGTTGCTGCTCGCCCATGCCCACCCGACGGTCCTGCCGGCCCTGGAGGCCCTCACCGCACAGAGTACCCTGGACTCCTTCGCGGTGATCGAGACGTTCACCCTGGCCGCGGCCATCCTGGCGGCCGACTCCGCCGTGAAAGCCGCTCCGGTGGCGCTCATCGAGATCCGGCCCCCGGTGGGCCTGGGCGGCAAGTCGTTCCTGACCCTCACGGGCGGCCTCGAGGATCTGCAGGCGGCGGTCGAGACCGCCTTGGAACGCATCCGGCCGGGAGGTATGATCTGCCGGCACGTCCTCATCCCCAATCCGCACGGCGACCTTCTCCCCTTTGTCTTCTAGGCCTTCCAGGAATTGCCCGAGGATCTCGATCTAGCATTTGGCATCCTGACCGTCGCGTCGTTTGCCTCCAGCTTCATCCTGTTCGCGCTCATCGTCGCGTGCAGCACGGTCTACGTCTGGACCGACGCCCTGGCGCGGCGGAAGTCCTGGATGCAGGCCCTGGTGTGGGCGCTGGCGAGCGCGATGGTGGCGCCTTTCGGGATGTTCATGTACCTGGCCGTGCACTCCCGCGAGGGCAAGACCGGGGTCACGCCGCCGCTCCTGTCCACCCGCGGGCTGATCGGGCTGGCGATCGTGTTCATGGCCCTGTTCTTCGTCGTCAACCCGTCGATCGCGCTGCCCGTGACCAACGAGGGCGCGAGCATGGAGCCGACGCTCGAGGACGGCGACCGCCTCATCGGCGATCGCATCTCGGCGCGCTGGGACCGCATCAACCGGGGCGACATCGTGCTCCTGCGGGATCTCGACGGCGATCTCCTGGTCAAGCGCATCATCGGCCTGCCGGGGGACACCATCGCGGTCAATCGCGGCCGCACGTTGATCAACAATCAGCCGCTCACCGAGCGCTACATCTTCATGCCGCCCCGTTATTATCTCCCCCCGCTGCGGGTGCCGGATGACACCTACTACGTCCTGGGGGATAATCGAAACATCAGCGTGGACAGCCATTTCTTCGGGCCGGTGCCCGCCGGCAGCATCCTCGCCAAGGTGCGGTACCGCTTCTGGCCGCTGAACCGGGTTTCCATCATCGACTGAGGCACCATGTTCGTCGCAGAGGTCATCGGCACGCTCGTCGCATCCACCAAGGATCCGGCCCTCGAGGGCATCAAGCTCATGCTGGTGCAGCCCCTCGACAAGGCGGGCCGGCCCACCGGCCAGCCGCTGGTCGCCACCGACTCCATCGGTATCGGCGTCGGGGAGCGGGCGTTCTGCGTCCTCGGCCGCGAGGCCGCGCATGCGCTGCCCAACACCTTCGCCCCCGTGGACGCCGGCATCGTGGGCATCGTGGACCGGGTGGACGTCTGATGCTGATTGCGAAGGTCGTCGGCACGATGAACGCCACGCTCAAGCACCCGGCGTTCGAGGGCCGCAAGATCCTGCTGGTGCAGCCCCTCACCGACGATCTGCGGGAGAAGGGCGAGGTCTTCCTGGCGGTCGACACGGTGCAGGCAGGCGTCGGCGCCACCGTACTGGTCGCCCGCGAGGGCGGCAGCGCCCGCATCGCGGCCGGCGACGAGAGCTCTCCCATCCACGCGGCCATCCTCGGCATCGTCGACATGGTGGGCGATCAGCCCGTCCCGTGACCGAATACGAGCTTCGCAAAGAGCTCGCCCGCATCTGCCGGCTCCTCTACGAGCGGGAGCTGGTCATTGCCAACGCCGGCAACGTCAGTGCCCGCGCCGGCCGGGGCCGCTTCCTGACCACGCCGTCGGGCACCTGCAAGGGCTGGCTCGAACCCGCGGATTTCGTGACGGTCGACGAGTCCGGCCGGAAGGTCGCCGGGAGTCGCCCGCC harbors:
- a CDS encoding SLBB domain-containing protein, with product MGAADRLVDQVRRAAVAGADGGPTWLKLRHQAALVIANGVECQPLARADRAAMTRYPADVIRGLRLAMQAVRAEEGIVALREDMDDASAALSAEIAGDAWLQPRVRIVRVPAVYPAGEEGQLALHLTGRAAPAGGSPPDAGTLVLGVRTLLAINEAARDQAGTHQLVAVMGAVRKPATVWAPRGIALESLVAAAGGLGGPGAVSYFPGGPLQGVPADGAAPLEPGVGLLVVLPAGHAAARKHDLALGVHLKRGLAACESCEQCTRLCPAHLAGQPLAPHLVMRAIAHGLDAASVAIVGAAHCSGCGLCTAYSCPVDLAPSLVTLAVKRQLAAGGYSPPVRHTEPRAEWADRRIPLRRLLERLDLARYDVPAPIAGTVSTDRVLVRLELPSGLFAAPTVRDGHRVKAGQKVAEIPGTAEGAPVLASIGGAVSLTPHGIEIRA
- a CDS encoding BMC domain-containing protein — its product is MRLGSRDPLKPDDPKAPKPLASGIVRKTAAAPDKPAGTKPAGSAGAASGAASGPGKQTGRSAERQAPRAADRGASGAPLPAAEGSRPGLLDAGGRPALALIESASIAVGFQVADAIVKKAPVRLLRAQTASPGKFIVLFAGDVASVEEAHRAGVAACGDSLLDELLLAHAHPTVLPALEALTAQSTLDSFAVIETFTLAAAILAADSAVKAAPVALIEIRPPVGLGGKSFLTLTGGLEDLQAAVETALERIRPGGMICRHVLIPNPHGDLLPFVF
- the lepB gene encoding signal peptidase I — its product is MPEDLDLAFGILTVASFASSFILFALIVACSTVYVWTDALARRKSWMQALVWALASAMVAPFGMFMYLAVHSREGKTGVTPPLLSTRGLIGLAIVFMALFFVVNPSIALPVTNEGASMEPTLEDGDRLIGDRISARWDRINRGDIVLLRDLDGDLLVKRIIGLPGDTIAVNRGRTLINNQPLTERYIFMPPRYYLPPLRVPDDTYYVLGDNRNISVDSHFFGPVPAGSILAKVRYRFWPLNRVSIID
- a CDS encoding EutN/CcmL family microcompartment protein, with the protein product MFVAEVIGTLVASTKDPALEGIKLMLVQPLDKAGRPTGQPLVATDSIGIGVGERAFCVLGREAAHALPNTFAPVDAGIVGIVDRVDV
- a CDS encoding EutN/CcmL family microcompartment protein, coding for MLIAKVVGTMNATLKHPAFEGRKILLVQPLTDDLREKGEVFLAVDTVQAGVGATVLVAREGGSARIAAGDESSPIHAAILGIVDMVGDQPVP